The Scylla paramamosain isolate STU-SP2022 chromosome 39, ASM3559412v1, whole genome shotgun sequence genome includes a window with the following:
- the LOC135092212 gene encoding nuclear factor related to kappa-B-binding protein-like, translating into MPPDDVPKIPRLPPLHNKKKSSRTSIEYCTKKRYFRELAAIKAEVGDTSDLSEDEIYPEGPGASLNKKQRRQLGGLESSLPPDLLPVRATHSSGSLALDLELRITPTNNPLDLTDDHFRAMLAAHRLRRSKRESSVDLDTRGITLQDIITRAQVQMKRPPQRTSTASPLPPERPKKKIKVKKEPPSSSLSSSSSSLILPSSASSHHSLHHHIDLPGATVVKTEPQSDTESSSSSSSSSSVSDSEETEVKKEVPPVVLSPVKGRVVAKETRVKLEPQDLPLEEVEVGSLVGMEQLPIKEEKFKEEVKEEMMEDQVTAAAIETSSELTAALESIGACIAPELTQETHICFFSLARDIICSTGEQRMTRAQLESSIRVWQESAIAPLNEWYSLVPSWVDILPSAINFLCGHFTDVQPADFVPYIEYKSQLKVYQWIGAGRDSDGHLEPLAQFWLANKSSMSSEWIEDDLVGTKLEVEESDIIPPPRCYTKWTVQAATDTEKELYRAQEKLRYEKPHKAYTYRMHGYESVVGPVKGIYTQQTGLNKARGHSLLVPDRPAYVTILSLVRDAVARLPNGEGTRSDICELLKESQYLAPLTSPTAENNLNSVVSGALDRLHYEHDPCVKYDTPRKQWIYLHRNRSEEEFERMHHLNGPGGNKLKKPAPRRQSRTKSKEPVTLKASPNVALEPLTPVAKAEVKLKQEEMAVLAKPKAESPVKLEHLGAAGIGKALTSVRVGGVRGAVGASSVQTIQVSTTGGVQTIKVALPPGAQTLTKVNPQTLAKVGTQAVSRAATQSLAKSAAAAGLKGVNLQQTVLQAGVAGQNLGPESVLTTQHLTTLPAGTVGAAKTRAPVVTLTTREAARLPAPSVAQARSAPPAAASSPASQQPQQSPQHVSHNPTLSSQVTSSGVAMGKLSSTATVVNMSSAGAQKSNLFSLGGIKLLQAAPQQLGGKAGSTSPAMVNSITKLQTLMVDGKVLMQGGKVGQALAGNVTMAGSMGGKQVITGVFPGQQIATVESLLSQSEKTTQIQTGGVITTMAGNKLASGNVIQLAGGAGGVQRLTLVSPQGSHVPLTTTSQRLVLATGSQGGKLDGSGSKAQVVQTIQTLQPASHVVQSGPGGVTTTTATTSTTAAVTTSTTSTTSTSTHVISSPVASTTTTSQARFFSVGQQPKTIVQGLNVAGKPSVLSGGIRLVQPAVSGGGGSTTTGNLITIGGKQVLLTSKPFAQQGQVQQVMLTSGNLKGGLQASQGSSAGAGPGAVVVASGAGGQQIVLPASALQGSQLNLKGLQAFHTLKVIPASQVTQQQRGKPVLARIVSPASVRSAVPVTTTTSVPPSTGPSGHDPNKS; encoded by the exons ATGCCACCTGATGACGTGCCCAAGATACCCAGACTACCTCCCCTG cacaacaagaagaagagctCCAGAACCTCCATTGAATACTGCACCAAGAAAAGATACTTCCGGGAGCTGGCAGCCATCAAGGCGGAGGTGGGCGACACCAGCGACCTTTCCGAGGATGAGATCTACCcag agGGTCCTGGTGCGTCACTGAACAAGAAGCAGCGGCGGCAACTAGGGGGCCTGGAGTCGTCTCTGCCGCCAGACCTGCTGCCGGTGCGGGCCACACACAGCAGCGGCTCCCTGGCACTGGACCTGGAGCTGCGCATCACACCCACCAACAACCCCCTGGACCTCACCGACGACCACTTCAGGGCCATGCTGGCGGCACACAGGCTCAGGCGGAGCAAGAGAgag AGCTCAGTGGACCTGGACACCCGTGGCATCACCCTGCAGGACATCATCACCCGTGCCCAGGTACAAATGAAGCGACCACCCCAGAGGACCTCCACAGCCTCACCCTTGCCTCCAGAGCGTCccaagaagaagataaaggtcAAAAAGGAACCTCcgtcatcatcactatcgtcCTCGTCATCCTCCCTGATCCTCCCGTCCTCTGCCAGTTcgcaccactccctccaccaccacatagATCTTCCTGGGGCAACTGTGGTGAAGACGGAACCCCAGAGTGACACAGAAtcgtcgtcctcgtcgtcctcgtcgtcgtcggtCAGTGATTCAGAGGAGacggaggtgaagaaggaggtgCCGCCTGTTGTCCTCAGTCCGGTCAAGGGAAG GGTGGTGGCGAAGGAAACTCGAGTGAAGCTGGAGCCACAAGACCTGCcgctggaggaggtggaggtgggcagCTTGGTGGGGATGGAGCAGCTGccaataaaggaggagaagttcaaggaggaggtgaaggaggagatgatggaggaCCAGGTGACGGCTGCTGCAATAGAAACTTCCTCCGAACTCACTGCTGCCTTGGAGAGTATTGG TGCCTGCATTGCACCGGAGCTCACCCAGGAGACACACATCTGCTTCTTCAGTTTGGCCAGGGACATCATCTGCTCAACAGGGGAGCAGCGGATGACTCGGGCACAGCTGGAGTCAAGCATCCGTGTGTGGCAGGAGTCAGCCATCGCGCCCCTCAATGAGTGGTACTCCCTTGTCCCCTCCTGGGTGGACATCCTCCCCTCAGCCATCAACTTTCTCTGTGGACACTTTACTG ATGTACAGCCAGCAGACTTTGTGCCGTACATAGAGTACAAGAGTCAGCTGAAGGTGTACCAGTGGATAGGTGCTGGCCGGGACAGTGACGGCCACCTGGAGCCCCTCGCACAGTTCTGGCTGGCTAACAA GTCCTCCATGAGCAGTGAGTGGATCGAGGATGACCTGGTGGGTACTAAgctggaagtggaggagagtgatatcattcctcctcctcgctgctaCACCAAATGGACAGTGCAGGCAGCCACAGACACCGAGAAGGAACTCTACCGTGCACAGGAGAAATTACGCTATGAAAAGCCCCACAAAGCTTACACATACAG AATGCACGGCTATGAGAGTGTAGTGGGGCCAGTGAAAGGAATCTACACACAGCAGACGGGACTCAACAAAGCTCGTGGACACTCCCTCCTTGTGCCTGACAGACCTGCTTATGTCACCATCCTCTCCCTTG TGAGGGATGCTGTGGCGCGGCTGCCGAATGGGGAAGGCACACGGTCGGATATATGTGAATTACTGAAGGAGTCCCAGTACTTAGCGCCCTTGACCAGCCCCACTGCCGAGAACAACCTGAACAGTGTGGTGTCGGGTGCCCTGGATCGTCTCCACTATGAGCACGATCCTTGTGTGAAGTACGACACTCCAAGGAAACAATGGATTTATCTTCACCGCAACCGTAGTGAAGAGGAGTTtg AGCGCATGCACCACCTCAATGGTCCCGGTGGCAACAAGCTGAAGAAACCGGCGCCGCGCAGACAAAGCCGCACCAAGAGCAAGGAGCCCGTCACCCTCAAGGCCTCTCCCAATGTGGCCCTTGAACCCCTTACTCCTGTGGCCaag GCGGAGGTGAAGCTGAAGCAGGAGGAGATGGCGGTGCTGGCCAAGCCTAAAGCAGAGAGTCCTGTGAAGCTGGAGCACCTCGGGGCAGCGGGCATTGGCAAAGCATTGACTTCTGTAAGA GTAGGCGGGGTGCGTGGTGCGGTGGGTGCAAGCAGCGTGCAGACAATTCAGGTCTCCACCACGGGGGGCGTTCAGACCATCAAGGTGGCCCTTCCTCCTGGAGCACAGACCCTCACTAAGGTCAACCCACAGACTCTagccaag GTTGGCACGCAGGCGGTGAGTCGAGCAGCCACCCAGAGCCTGGCCAAGAGTGCAGCGGCGGCGGGCCTGAAGGGAGTGAACCTGCAGCAGACTGTCCTCCAGGCAGGGGTGGCAGGGCAGAACCTGGGGCCAGAGTCTGTCCTCACCACCCAACACCTCACCACCCTGCctgctg GGACAGTCGGTGCAGCTAAGACTCGTGCCCCAGTGGTCACCCTCACTACCAGAGAGGCTGCCCGTTTACCTGCTCCCTCTGTTGCTCAAGCCCGCTCAGCTCCACCTGCTGCAGCCTCctctccagccagccagcagcccCAGCAGTCCCCACAACACGTGTCTCACAACCCCACACTCTCATCACAG GTGACAAGCAGTGGCGTGGCGATGGGTAAGCTCTCAAGCACAGCCACTGTCGTCAACATGAGTTCCGCTGGTGCTCAGAAGTCCAACCTCTTCTCCCTCGGTGGCATCAAGCTTCTGCAGGCAGCACCTCAGCAGCTGggag GCAAGGCAGGGTCCACCTCACCTGCCATGGTCAACTCTATCACCAAGCTGCAGACTCTGATGGTGGATGGCAAAGTGCTGATGCAGGGAGGCAAG GTTGGGCAGGCGCTGGCTGGCAATGTCACCATGGCAGGCAGCATGGGGGGTAAGCAGGTGATCACTGGTGTGTTTCCTGGCCAGCAAATTGCAACAGTGGAGAGTCTCCTCAGCCAGTCAGAGAAGACCACACAGATACAAA CTGGCGGGGTGATCACCACCATGGCGGGCAACAAGCTGGCGAGTGGCAACGTGATCCAGCTGGCAGGCGGTGCAGGCGGCGTGCAGCGGCTTACCCTGGTCTCCCCACAAGGCTCCCAcgtccccctcaccaccaccagccagagACTTGTCCTGGCTACCGGCTCCCAG GGTGGCAAGCTGGATGGGTCTGGCAGCAAGGCACAAGTGGTGCAGACCATCCAGAccctccagccagccagtcacgtGGTGCAGAGTGGCCCGGgaggtgtcaccaccaccactgccaccacctctaccactgcCGCAgtcactacctccaccacctccaccaccagcaccagcacccaTGTCATCAGCAGCCCGgtagcctccaccaccaccacatcccagGCCAGATTCTTCTCTGTGGGCCAGCAGCCAAAAACTATTGTTCAG GGCCTGAATGTTGCCGGCAAGCCGTCTGTGCTGTCGGGCGGCATCCGCCTTGTGCAGCCAGCAGTGAGTGGAGGGGGAGGCTCCACCACCACTGGGAATCTCATCACCATTGGCGGCAAGCAGGTCCTCCTCACCTCCAAGCCATTCGCCCAGCAGGGACAGGTGCAGCAG GTGATGCTGACAAGTGGGAACCTGAAAGGTGGTCTGCAGGCCTCCCAGGGGTCATCAGCAGGGGCAGGACcaggggcggtggtggtggccagtGGGGCGGGTGGCCAGCAAATAGTGCTGCCGGCTTCAGCACTCCAAGGATCACAACTCAATCTGAAGGGTCTGCAGGCGTTCCATACCCTGAAGGTGATCCCTGCCTCTCAGGTCACACAGCAGCAGAGAG GCAAGCCAGTGTTGGCAAGGATAGTGTCCCCGGCCTCGGTGCGCAGTGCTGtacccgtcaccaccaccacctcagtgcCACCCAGCACGGGCCCCTCAGGACATGACCCTAATAAGTCATAA